The proteins below are encoded in one region of Listeria swaminathanii:
- the arcA gene encoding arginine deiminase, protein MEKALNITSEIGKLQTVLVKRPGSELENITPEYLESLLFDDIPYLKMMQKEHDFFVKTMQDSNIEVLYLEKLAAEALRASNNKEAFLTKMIKESNQMDESALYVRDYLMSFDEEEMIRKLMSGLKKSEIPERKKKHLNEMMDEQYPFFLDPLPNLYFTRDPAAVIGSGVTINRMFQPARRRESIFIELILKCHPRFGGHEIPIWSGREEPFSLEGGDELVLNEETILVGVSERTDARAVERLAESLFSRAPKIKRVLAVEIPETRSFMHLDTVFTMVNFAQFTIHPAIQNQQGELNVYILEKSENGLEITPRRDFQRVIAEILDVPEVDFIPCGGEDVIVSAREQWNDGANTLAIAPGEVITYDRNHVSNNLLRSAGIKVHEVISSELSRGRGGPRCMTMPLVRKNL, encoded by the coding sequence ATGGAAAAAGCATTGAACATTACATCCGAAATTGGCAAACTCCAAACAGTACTTGTAAAAAGACCGGGTTCTGAACTCGAAAATATTACACCAGAGTATCTAGAATCTTTATTATTCGACGATATCCCTTACTTGAAAATGATGCAAAAAGAACATGACTTTTTTGTCAAAACGATGCAAGACTCGAACATTGAAGTGCTTTATCTAGAAAAATTAGCGGCAGAAGCATTGCGAGCATCTAATAATAAAGAAGCCTTTTTAACAAAAATGATTAAAGAATCCAATCAAATGGACGAAAGCGCGCTATATGTGCGAGATTATTTAATGTCTTTTGATGAGGAAGAAATGATTAGAAAACTGATGTCTGGCTTAAAAAAATCAGAAATTCCGGAGCGAAAAAAGAAACATTTAAATGAAATGATGGATGAACAATATCCATTTTTCTTAGATCCATTACCAAATTTATATTTTACACGAGATCCGGCAGCGGTTATTGGAAGTGGCGTGACGATTAACAGAATGTTCCAGCCGGCTAGAAGGCGAGAGTCTATTTTTATTGAGCTGATTTTAAAGTGTCATCCGCGTTTTGGTGGACACGAAATCCCGATATGGTCAGGTCGCGAAGAGCCGTTTTCTTTAGAAGGTGGCGATGAATTAGTTTTAAATGAGGAAACTATCCTTGTTGGTGTATCTGAACGGACGGATGCACGAGCGGTCGAGCGTCTTGCGGAAAGTCTATTTAGTCGCGCTCCGAAAATCAAGCGAGTATTAGCAGTTGAAATTCCGGAAACAAGATCATTTATGCATTTGGATACGGTTTTCACCATGGTTAATTTTGCGCAGTTCACGATTCATCCAGCTATTCAAAATCAACAGGGCGAGCTCAATGTTTATATTTTAGAAAAAAGTGAGAATGGGCTGGAAATTACGCCACGCAGAGACTTTCAGCGTGTGATTGCGGAGATTTTAGATGTGCCGGAAGTTGATTTTATTCCTTGTGGCGGGGAAGATGTGATTGTTTCAGCGCGAGAACAGTGGAATGACGGGGCAAATACACTTGCGATTGCGCCGGGGGAAGTAATTACATATGATCGTAACCATGTCTCTAATAACCTTTTAAGAAGTGCTGGTATTAAGGTTCATGAAGTGATTAGTTCGGAGCTTTCTAGAGGTCGTGGTGGTCCTAGGTGTATGACAATGCCGCTTGTTAGAAAAAATTTATAG
- a CDS encoding DUF5071 domain-containing protein yields the protein MENMYTGYYIFSDDNKTNFGGVAANITNEQTMVKLTLKDKEKNFINYELSLDELNAVKEQIERLSKRIENINFLKANLPQSKFDENKLLSFHNIEESKCFLDELLACIQDMSWPIAKNAVPILLENQKYLNESIVKAFESEDNAWIYNILYFLMREFEKESIHCYQTELERLKKTSSTSKDNEGIQEIADTLLKKFFHESVE from the coding sequence ATGGAAAATATGTATACAGGATATTATATTTTTTCCGATGATAATAAAACAAATTTTGGTGGTGTAGCAGCAAATATTACCAATGAACAAACAATGGTGAAGTTAACCTTAAAAGATAAAGAAAAGAATTTTATAAACTATGAACTTTCATTAGATGAGCTAAATGCTGTCAAAGAGCAGATAGAGAGACTATCCAAAAGGATTGAAAACATTAACTTTCTTAAAGCGAATCTTCCACAAAGCAAATTTGACGAGAACAAATTATTGTCATTTCATAATATAGAAGAATCTAAGTGTTTTTTAGATGAGCTTTTGGCGTGTATTCAAGATATGAGTTGGCCAATTGCGAAAAATGCAGTGCCCATTCTATTAGAAAATCAAAAGTATTTAAACGAATCAATAGTAAAAGCTTTTGAATCAGAAGATAATGCATGGATTTATAATATATTATATTTTTTGATGCGAGAATTTGAGAAAGAATCTATACATTGTTACCAAACGGAGCTGGAGCGACTTAAAAAAACATCTTCAACCTCCAAAGATAATGAGGGTATTCAAGAAATAGCCGACACTCTTCTAAAAAAGTTTTTTCATGAATCGGTCGAATAA
- a CDS encoding DUF7638 domain-containing protein, translated as MEMYYKRLIEGTAIPAIIHNMEYYLISMPVFEDGSMDCWERINLKELQNKLAINKLVTSIPDGKNINIHGLGTYAIHSAKWQHTPKTYYEYVYKNVQNMNHEMINLFNETKEQQRKWEAHNVAWSTGAAPYKVEGEFGYGLLDGASTSVFYHSEGKMILTSIVIYEDGTFFLEETKTTHSLDEIKKMLSSGVLVSKVSGEFTMVIPNFATLTVSGDYQTSSYSKFKEIKDLAAKVTKSKTSLEICRESYYHYLVHPSEITRESLRKAYEAVPEHQRIYLGDMDARDTDYRRIIYNPNEKREV; from the coding sequence ATGGAAATGTATTATAAGCGATTGATAGAAGGGACAGCGATTCCTGCTATTATTCATAATATGGAGTATTATCTTATATCTATGCCAGTTTTTGAAGATGGATCAATGGATTGCTGGGAACGAATCAATTTAAAAGAGTTACAAAATAAATTAGCAATAAATAAACTAGTCACCTCTATTCCTGATGGCAAAAACATTAACATTCATGGTTTGGGAACGTATGCTATTCACAGTGCAAAATGGCAACATACACCAAAAACTTACTATGAATATGTATACAAAAATGTGCAAAATATGAACCATGAAATGATTAATTTGTTTAATGAAACGAAAGAACAACAACGAAAATGGGAAGCGCATAATGTTGCGTGGTCAACTGGTGCTGCTCCATATAAAGTGGAGGGTGAGTTTGGCTATGGTTTGCTAGATGGAGCTTCTACCAGTGTGTTTTACCATTCAGAAGGCAAAATGATTCTGACGTCAATTGTTATTTATGAAGATGGAACGTTCTTTTTAGAAGAAACAAAAACCACACATTCATTAGACGAAATCAAAAAAATGCTTTCATCTGGTGTGTTAGTTAGTAAAGTTTCGGGAGAATTTACAATGGTGATTCCCAATTTTGCAACATTAACAGTTTCCGGAGATTACCAAACATCATCCTACAGTAAATTCAAAGAAATAAAAGACTTAGCCGCAAAAGTAACTAAATCTAAAACATCCTTAGAAATCTGCCGTGAATCCTATTACCACTATTTGGTACATCCTTCAGAGATAACACGTGAAAGCTTGCGGAAAGCATATGAAGCCGTCCCGGAACATCAACGAATATACCTTGGAGACATGGATGCAAGAGATACAGATTATCGCCGAATTATATATAACCCAAATGAGAAAAGAGAAGTATAG
- a CDS encoding DedA family protein gives MDFITYIIDFILHIDQHLVEIINNFGIWTYIILFLIVFIETGLVVFPFLPGDSLLFAAGALSVLDGSILHIVPLIITLWLAAVLGDTVNYHIGKKIGTSIPEDSWFGKLINKEKMEKAEAFFNKHGGKTIFIARFMPFIRTFAPFVAGASRMNYRYFLNYNVLGATVWVLLCTLAGYFFGNFPIVKDNFSLVVIGIIIVSVIPMVVSFIKSKMDKKSAE, from the coding sequence GTGGATTTTATTACCTACATCATTGATTTTATTTTGCACATTGACCAACATTTAGTGGAGATTATAAATAATTTTGGAATTTGGACTTACATCATTTTGTTCTTGATTGTTTTTATAGAAACTGGATTGGTAGTATTTCCGTTTTTACCAGGGGATTCATTACTTTTTGCGGCCGGAGCGTTATCTGTATTAGATGGTTCAATTCTACATATTGTTCCGCTAATCATCACTTTATGGTTAGCTGCAGTTCTAGGTGACACAGTGAACTACCATATCGGTAAAAAAATTGGAACGTCCATACCGGAAGACAGCTGGTTTGGAAAACTCATAAATAAAGAAAAAATGGAAAAAGCAGAAGCATTCTTCAATAAACATGGCGGAAAAACCATTTTTATTGCTAGATTTATGCCATTCATCCGGACATTCGCACCATTTGTAGCAGGAGCAAGCCGCATGAATTACCGCTATTTCTTAAATTATAATGTTTTAGGAGCAACTGTCTGGGTATTACTTTGTACGCTCGCGGGTTACTTCTTCGGGAATTTCCCAATCGTGAAAGACAACTTCTCATTAGTAGTTATCGGAATTATCATAGTTTCCGTTATCCCAATGGTAGTTTCGTTTATTAAAAGTAAAATGGACAAAAAAAGCGCAGAATAA
- a CDS encoding glutamine--fructose-6-phosphate aminotransferase has translation MKPTMMTYINEEEEMCRAILADFQTNAEKLESLVKNGAKEWLILATGSSLNAAQSAKYYIENLADVRITVEEPFNHLYYEKLSSHLDLVIGISQSGQSTSTISALERVKKEASVPVVALTSDITSEIAEFADITLDIGCGKERVGYVTKGFTATVLTLMLTGLHFAYKTGQIDETRFNNEISAFSRATDAIPATIAQTEAFYEKWQDEFATAPKFTAIGYGPTVGTCKEFETKFSETVRVPSQGLDLEAFMHGPYLEVNPQHRIFFLETESAVTERLVLLRDYESKYTPFTYTVKFGTAENDRTLAIPADLDEYQAPFLMILPFQILAHHIAELKGNKLTERIYTDFGVAMKSKTKPGDYA, from the coding sequence ATGAAACCAACAATGATGACTTATATTAATGAAGAAGAGGAAATGTGCCGCGCAATTTTAGCCGATTTCCAAACAAATGCAGAAAAACTAGAGTCGCTAGTAAAAAATGGCGCAAAAGAATGGTTGATTTTAGCCACTGGGTCGAGTTTGAATGCAGCTCAAAGTGCTAAATATTACATTGAAAATCTAGCGGATGTTCGTATTACCGTTGAAGAACCATTCAATCATTTATATTACGAAAAACTATCAAGTCACCTAGATCTAGTCATCGGGATTTCACAAAGTGGTCAAAGTACCTCAACCATTTCCGCGCTAGAACGAGTGAAAAAAGAAGCTTCCGTACCAGTCGTTGCGTTAACGAGCGATATAACTAGTGAAATTGCCGAATTTGCGGATATTACACTGGATATTGGCTGCGGAAAAGAGCGCGTTGGCTACGTAACAAAAGGCTTTACAGCAACAGTTCTAACATTAATGCTAACAGGACTTCATTTTGCATATAAAACAGGGCAAATTGATGAAACACGATTCAATAACGAAATCAGTGCGTTCAGCCGAGCAACCGATGCGATTCCAGCGACAATCGCCCAAACCGAGGCTTTTTATGAAAAATGGCAGGATGAATTTGCTACTGCGCCAAAATTTACCGCGATTGGTTATGGTCCAACAGTTGGAACGTGCAAAGAATTTGAAACGAAATTCTCGGAAACTGTCCGCGTGCCATCGCAAGGTCTTGATTTAGAGGCGTTTATGCACGGGCCGTATTTAGAAGTGAACCCACAGCATAGAATTTTCTTCTTAGAAACAGAAAGTGCCGTTACAGAGCGATTAGTACTGTTGCGCGATTATGAATCTAAATATACGCCATTTACGTATACAGTGAAGTTTGGTACAGCTGAGAACGACCGCACGCTAGCAATTCCAGCGGATCTCGATGAATACCAAGCGCCGTTCCTAATGATTTTGCCCTTCCAAATCTTAGCGCATCATATTGCGGAGTTGAAAGGAAATAAATTAACAGAACGCATCTATACAGACTTTGGTGTGGCAATGAAAAGTAAAACAAAACCTGGTGACTACGCTTAA
- a CDS encoding PTS sugar transporter subunit IIC, with protein MNSERTLSSRFIEGLSIFAQKISSQKHIMAIRDGFAAMIPITIIAAFFLLVNNVLLQPQNGLLKFIPNVENYLGVGVQVYNATLGIMAILAAFLIGNFLAKSYGMEGRTEGMVAVAAYVVLIPASSHLMSVDGKAFEAGGVLTQEMTSSTGMFLAIIASLVSITMLAKFSRSKKLKISMPESVPPAIAKSFNILIPSFLVLSILAIIEVLVVSFVSMSIPEIIVKVLQIPLVGGFQTLPGILLYVFLAGFLWVFGIHGAFVLGAISGPVLLTSLQQNIDAVNAGTVLPNIVTQPFLDAFVYMGGGGTIICLVIAIFIASKRPDHRMVTKFGLIPSIFNVSEPLMFGLPVVFNPIYGIPLVIAPLASTAMAYFATSWGWISQTYILIPWVTPPVLSGYLATGGDIRASILQIAIIVVGTLIYLPFVLVANRAYVLEQKAAGEVEAETVTNGEV; from the coding sequence ATGAATTCAGAGAGAACTTTATCTAGTCGATTTATTGAAGGATTATCAATTTTTGCCCAAAAAATTTCATCGCAAAAGCATATCATGGCGATTCGTGATGGCTTTGCAGCAATGATTCCAATTACGATCATCGCAGCATTTTTCTTACTTGTAAATAATGTTTTGCTTCAACCACAAAACGGTCTGCTTAAATTCATTCCAAATGTAGAAAATTATTTGGGTGTAGGTGTACAAGTTTACAACGCGACACTAGGTATTATGGCGATTTTAGCCGCGTTTCTAATTGGGAACTTTTTAGCGAAATCTTACGGAATGGAAGGTCGTACGGAAGGGATGGTTGCAGTTGCAGCTTATGTAGTTTTAATTCCGGCATCCTCTCATTTAATGTCAGTTGACGGCAAAGCTTTTGAAGCTGGCGGCGTTTTAACTCAAGAAATGACAAGCTCAACAGGAATGTTCCTTGCGATTATTGCATCTTTAGTCAGTATCACAATGCTTGCAAAATTCTCGAGAAGTAAAAAATTAAAGATTTCCATGCCTGAAAGTGTACCACCAGCAATTGCGAAATCATTCAACATTTTAATTCCATCTTTCTTAGTTCTAAGTATTTTAGCCATTATTGAAGTACTTGTAGTTAGTTTTGTATCAATGAGCATCCCAGAAATTATCGTAAAAGTATTACAAATTCCGTTAGTTGGCGGATTCCAAACGCTTCCAGGGATTCTACTTTATGTATTCTTAGCGGGATTCTTATGGGTATTTGGTATCCACGGCGCGTTCGTACTAGGCGCAATTTCCGGACCAGTACTTTTAACTTCTTTGCAACAAAATATTGATGCAGTAAATGCGGGAACAGTTTTACCAAACATCGTTACACAACCGTTTTTAGATGCTTTTGTATATATGGGTGGCGGCGGAACAATCATCTGTTTAGTTATCGCGATATTCATAGCATCGAAACGACCGGATCACCGCATGGTCACAAAATTCGGCTTAATTCCTAGTATTTTCAACGTCAGTGAACCACTTATGTTTGGTTTGCCAGTTGTTTTCAACCCGATTTACGGTATTCCGTTAGTTATTGCACCGCTTGCTTCCACAGCGATGGCTTACTTTGCAACTTCATGGGGCTGGATTAGCCAAACTTACATCTTGATTCCTTGGGTAACGCCACCAGTGCTTTCAGGTTATCTTGCAACGGGCGGAGACATTCGCGCGTCCATCCTACAAATCGCTATTATAGTCGTTGGAACGCTGATTTACCTACCATTTGTACTTGTAGCTAACCGCGCGTATGTTTTAGAACAAAAAGCTGCTGGGGAAGTAGAAGCAGAAACAGTAACGAATGGAGAAGTTTAA
- a CDS encoding glycoside hydrolase family 9 protein, which yields MKPSMKRQIAQTGIIHRPLPIETEHALETLAKKKQVLSSRVLFSAEQQVSLDFAHQGVGDFIISDKGEIKLTSPVVMPHWPAGAPDDGDYTNFGNVTIYAPLENENWSDFNRVRIQVFPDFPGVTNPYLMISFKNDGTVKVPDIYGREGVHGVNLINHEWNDVIFEIEGLPRDQMTEISFSYYLNGPERLTAGTMELFINEIKLEQISEPEISKGWVPQDNALIYSHNGYSKEMPKVAFCANKIEATSFTVHEKETNTVVFTGKGYQNTTETGNYIILDFSDLQTVGEYYLKFAEMQTETFQIGTSEVIWESSIWKSLNFIFCERCGCPVFGKHTTCHADIIAEHAGKQLSFNGGWHDAGDVSQQLIQTAEVTMALYEMAASLPGKEETLRMRLLEEGEWGLDFILKTRFGDGFRATSAGMTRWTDGLVGGMDDAIARVHNQAYENFYCAGIEAYIGSRIADNTTMRNHLLRIAEEDLLFAIAELEKHGTGQKPIFWEHTYQTSESLYYATASWAASMVYQLTNKEIYAEKALEWLGLMLEAQEKAGIEDSETGELYKGFFYRDNTHNVIQHFNHQAREHLYLMALEAALETQPAHAEKQTWLQSVEMYGDYLKKVTRFTKPYPLIPAGLYKKDEYLDEASFHLQHLLIDERAIEEYQLQFEQGIKINDEIALRKFPIWFSFRGNNAILLSAGKAASIAGKILQDKALLDIAEGQLQWVIGMNPFGQSMMHGEGYRYAQQYSVLNGEITGEIPVGMETFRNEDEPYWPEFNNATYKEVWVGNAGKWMSIVADLNKITGKS from the coding sequence ATGAAGCCAAGTATGAAACGACAAATTGCCCAAACTGGTATTATTCATCGACCACTCCCTATTGAAACAGAACATGCGCTAGAAACATTAGCGAAAAAGAAACAAGTTTTATCAAGCAGAGTACTATTTAGCGCGGAACAGCAAGTTTCCTTGGATTTTGCACATCAAGGAGTAGGAGATTTTATTATTTCTGATAAAGGTGAAATTAAGTTAACTTCACCAGTCGTTATGCCACACTGGCCAGCTGGTGCGCCGGATGACGGTGACTACACCAATTTTGGTAACGTTACCATATATGCGCCGCTTGAAAACGAGAACTGGAGCGACTTTAACCGCGTGCGAATTCAAGTTTTTCCAGATTTTCCTGGAGTGACGAATCCGTATTTAATGATCAGTTTTAAAAACGATGGAACCGTGAAAGTGCCTGATATATATGGCCGTGAGGGAGTTCATGGGGTGAATTTAATCAATCATGAATGGAATGATGTCATTTTCGAAATTGAAGGTTTGCCGCGCGACCAGATGACGGAAATTAGTTTCAGTTATTACTTGAATGGTCCAGAGCGGCTGACTGCTGGAACGATGGAATTATTCATTAATGAAATTAAATTAGAGCAAATCAGCGAACCGGAAATTTCGAAAGGTTGGGTTCCTCAAGATAACGCGCTGATTTATTCCCATAACGGCTACTCCAAAGAGATGCCAAAAGTGGCGTTTTGTGCGAATAAAATAGAAGCAACTTCCTTTACAGTCCATGAAAAAGAAACAAATACGGTTGTTTTCACTGGAAAAGGTTATCAAAATACGACTGAAACTGGCAATTATATCATTCTTGATTTTTCAGACTTGCAGACGGTCGGTGAATACTATTTGAAATTTGCTGAAATGCAAACGGAAACATTCCAAATTGGGACTTCTGAGGTAATTTGGGAATCTTCTATCTGGAAATCGCTCAATTTTATTTTCTGTGAACGTTGTGGTTGTCCGGTTTTTGGGAAACATACGACTTGTCATGCGGATATTATTGCTGAGCATGCAGGGAAACAGCTGTCATTTAATGGTGGTTGGCACGACGCGGGGGATGTTTCGCAACAGCTCATTCAAACGGCGGAAGTGACGATGGCTTTATACGAAATGGCTGCAAGTTTACCTGGAAAAGAGGAAACATTGCGGATGCGTCTTTTAGAAGAAGGCGAATGGGGACTTGATTTCATTTTGAAAACGCGCTTTGGCGATGGTTTTAGGGCGACTAGTGCGGGTATGACAAGGTGGACGGATGGGCTTGTTGGTGGCATGGATGATGCGATTGCGCGCGTTCATAATCAGGCGTACGAGAACTTTTACTGCGCAGGGATTGAAGCGTATATTGGTAGCCGAATCGCTGATAACACTACTATGCGGAACCATTTACTGCGAATTGCGGAAGAGGATTTACTTTTTGCAATAGCGGAATTGGAAAAACACGGAACAGGTCAAAAACCGATTTTCTGGGAGCATACGTATCAAACCTCTGAAAGTTTATATTACGCAACGGCTTCTTGGGCGGCTTCGATGGTTTACCAACTGACAAATAAAGAAATTTATGCTGAAAAAGCGCTTGAATGGCTTGGTTTGATGCTTGAAGCGCAAGAAAAAGCAGGGATTGAAGACAGCGAAACTGGCGAGCTTTACAAAGGATTTTTCTATCGCGATAATACGCACAATGTCATTCAGCATTTCAATCATCAAGCGCGCGAACATCTTTATTTAATGGCACTTGAGGCAGCACTTGAAACACAACCAGCGCATGCAGAGAAACAAACTTGGCTACAATCAGTCGAAATGTACGGCGATTATTTGAAAAAAGTAACGCGTTTCACTAAACCGTATCCGCTCATTCCAGCAGGACTTTACAAAAAAGACGAGTATTTGGACGAAGCAAGTTTTCATTTACAGCATTTACTCATTGATGAACGCGCGATAGAAGAATACCAATTGCAATTCGAGCAAGGCATCAAAATAAACGACGAGATTGCTTTACGGAAATTCCCGATTTGGTTCTCGTTTAGAGGAAATAATGCCATTTTACTTTCAGCAGGAAAAGCGGCATCGATTGCTGGGAAAATTCTACAAGATAAAGCACTTTTAGATATTGCGGAAGGTCAATTGCAGTGGGTAATTGGAATGAACCCGTTTGGACAATCAATGATGCACGGCGAAGGTTACCGCTATGCACAGCAGTACAGTGTGCTGAACGGCGAAATTACAGGGGAAATACCAGTCGGAATGGAAACTTTTAGAAATGAAGATGAACCATACTGGCCGGAGTTTAATAATGCAACTTATAAGGAAGTTTGGGTCGGTAACGCCGGCAAATGGATGTCAATTGTAGCAGATTTAAACAAAATAACAGGAAAGTCATAG
- a CDS encoding ROK family protein, whose translation MNIQESVIGIDLGGTKILIGEVTRDGEVLNSKSYPSNTENQTKAVEVLLNALDDYTQNIGFIAEKQIGVGVGLVGRVDYKSGVWLEIEPGKTNPTPLAEILEAKTGLPVSLGNDVVCATMAEKQFGWGRETNDFIYLNVGTGLAAGFVVDGRITQGGHFNAGEIGHAVIDIHSDVACGCGRRGCVERLASGLGIKEEALRHLKDYPTSVLAENPAELTGKMVLHAAEQKDELAERIVDNATLQLANLIMNLVRTTDPECVILGGGVTRNEHFFQKIMDNLQSNTIRFVTKGVVRSKLEKDKVGLIGAAVIGMKLGEEGGKE comes from the coding sequence TTGAACATACAAGAATCTGTCATCGGCATTGATCTAGGTGGCACTAAAATTTTAATCGGCGAAGTAACGAGAGACGGGGAGGTGCTGAATTCCAAGAGTTATCCGAGCAACACAGAAAACCAAACTAAAGCAGTGGAAGTTTTACTAAACGCATTAGATGATTACACGCAAAATATCGGTTTTATAGCAGAAAAGCAAATCGGTGTTGGCGTTGGTCTAGTCGGACGAGTGGATTATAAGTCAGGTGTTTGGCTAGAAATCGAACCAGGGAAAACAAATCCAACCCCTCTTGCAGAAATATTAGAAGCAAAAACGGGATTACCAGTAAGTTTAGGTAATGATGTAGTTTGCGCAACGATGGCTGAAAAACAATTTGGTTGGGGACGAGAAACGAACGATTTTATTTATTTGAATGTTGGAACTGGCCTAGCTGCTGGATTTGTGGTGGATGGACGCATTACGCAAGGCGGGCACTTTAACGCTGGTGAAATTGGCCATGCTGTTATAGATATTCATAGCGATGTAGCTTGCGGCTGCGGTAGACGTGGTTGTGTGGAACGCCTTGCTTCGGGTCTTGGCATAAAAGAAGAAGCGCTAAGACATTTAAAAGATTACCCAACATCGGTGCTTGCCGAAAACCCTGCCGAACTAACTGGGAAAATGGTTCTTCATGCAGCGGAACAAAAAGATGAACTTGCTGAAAGAATCGTTGATAATGCGACGCTTCAATTAGCCAATTTGATTATGAATCTGGTTCGTACAACGGATCCAGAATGCGTCATTCTTGGCGGCGGCGTGACGAGAAATGAGCATTTTTTCCAAAAGATAATGGATAATCTTCAAAGTAATACAATCCGGTTTGTTACAAAAGGTGTTGTTCGCTCTAAGCTTGAGAAGGATAAAGTGGGCTTAATCGGCGCGGCAGTTATTGGAATGAAGCTAGGAGAAGAAGGAGGAAAAGAATGA
- a CDS encoding LacI family DNA-binding transcriptional regulator: protein MKKITIQEIAKLSGVSVSTVSRVINNSPSVSAKKRQKIQAIIDEHNYTPSVFARGMVNKQTKNIGVILPDISNPYFISLITQIQKFALDYMFSTILFNTMLAEPNNKNNNHPLTEEDYLKIILEKQVDGLLILGGEIDKEIVPKDYITALNQLNKAIPVVVIGSKIPELNCLFIERNLKKGVTTLVSHLTALGHKNIGFIGGEAGVKITSYRLESFKEAMASYQHPLNDDWVVLSDYYTADGYAAMTQLLENNTTLPTALVAINDNVAIGAIRAINDAKLSCPEDIAIVSCDQFMNGDYQTPRLTSMDQHNEYLGKMAILQLISAINGQVEPMIINHNPELIIRESCGSKL from the coding sequence ATGAAAAAAATAACTATACAAGAAATTGCTAAACTTAGTGGTGTTTCCGTTTCCACGGTTTCACGGGTTATCAATAATAGTCCCTCTGTTTCAGCTAAGAAACGCCAAAAAATCCAAGCAATCATCGATGAACATAACTACACACCTAGCGTATTTGCTCGTGGAATGGTTAATAAGCAAACCAAGAATATCGGCGTGATTTTACCAGATATTTCTAATCCCTATTTCATTTCACTGATAACGCAAATTCAAAAATTCGCGCTAGATTATATGTTTTCAACAATTTTGTTCAATACCATGCTTGCTGAGCCAAATAATAAGAACAACAACCATCCATTAACTGAGGAAGATTACTTAAAAATCATCTTAGAAAAGCAAGTTGATGGGTTACTTATTTTAGGTGGCGAAATTGATAAAGAAATCGTTCCAAAAGATTATATTACTGCTTTAAATCAGTTAAATAAAGCCATTCCAGTAGTTGTTATCGGGTCAAAAATACCTGAGCTCAACTGTTTATTTATTGAACGTAATTTGAAAAAAGGCGTTACAACTTTAGTCAGCCATCTGACAGCGCTCGGTCATAAAAATATCGGTTTTATCGGCGGGGAAGCTGGCGTAAAAATTACTAGTTATCGACTTGAATCTTTTAAAGAAGCAATGGCTAGCTATCAACATCCGCTAAATGACGACTGGGTTGTGCTTTCTGATTACTATACGGCGGATGGTTATGCAGCGATGACTCAACTTTTAGAGAACAATACCACGTTACCGACAGCGCTCGTTGCTATCAATGATAATGTTGCTATCGGGGCGATTCGGGCGATTAATGATGCTAAACTTTCTTGTCCGGAAGATATCGCGATTGTCAGCTGCGATCAATTTATGAATGGAGATTACCAAACTCCGCGCTTAACTTCCATGGACCAACACAATGAATATCTTGGAAAAATGGCCATTTTACAACTAATTAGCGCTATTAACGGCCAAGTTGAGCCAATGATCATTAACCATAATCCAGAATTAATTATCCGCGAATCTTGCGGCTCTAAGCTATAA